Proteins encoded in a region of the Hyphomicrobiales bacterium genome:
- a CDS encoding DUF3144 domain-containing protein codes for MSKEEGNREERRAARAEGKLDTAAFLKLADGFIDVANRQNQKVQATDLQMAFLFAAARYNSHVAKNVLEVDNHEEYVNKMMQTYGEMLRNHLADPST; via the coding sequence ATGAGCAAAGAAGAAGGTAATCGCGAAGAACGGCGTGCAGCGCGAGCCGAGGGCAAGCTTGATACGGCGGCCTTTTTGAAACTGGCAGATGGTTTCATCGATGTGGCTAATCGCCAAAATCAAAAAGTACAGGCGACAGACTTGCAAATGGCATTTCTCTTTGCGGCCGCGCGTTATAATTCTCATGTGGCTAAGAATGTTTTGGAAGTGGATAATCACGAAGAGTACGTCAACAAAATGATGCAAACATATGGAGAAATGCTGCGCAATCATCTTGCTGATCCAAGTACGTAA
- a CDS encoding 4Fe-4S dicluster domain-containing protein — MGDLPRVLICNCEKTMALDGKVIGEALGVDELKVHTNLCRRDLSAFEKEASAEGQLIVACTQEAPLFSEVIDEAGLGADARYVNIRERAGWCETSSSANAKIAALIAEATLDSKPARLRSIQSDGLCLVYGKGQEALEAAKLLSPRLSVTLILSDASDVILPQVLDFAIYQGTLKNVSGSLGGYDITVDNYAPLVPSSRNEPAFVMAKNDAKSRCSLILDMSGEPAMVSGHHKRDGYAHVDAADPAAVMRAIFDLSDMVGEFEKPIYVDYDANICAHSRNQKTGCSKCLDVCPAGAIGEDGDHVAIDPLICGGCGSCHAVCPSGAISYNYPNRQDIIQRLFTLCENYNKAGGEKPALLVHDEEYGSPLIDAVSRFGRGLPDNVIPFAVHSTTVFGHTEMLAAFSGGFGSIVFLNDPQKSEELDGLEVEINLTESIAQSLKIEGSIISSTNPDPDALEEVLYGLEVADLPVATFAAVGEKRALTRLAISKLAENSNIDAPIDLPENAPYGRVNIDIDACTLCMACVSACPANALLDTPDTPQLRFVEQACVQCSLCVKTCPEKALSLEPRFDWTADAMQPITLNEEEPFECVRCGTPFATKSTIDRISNQLAGKHYMYEGEERAELLKMCGDCRVAVQAEGGKDPFASGERPRIRTTDDYIESDKQGLSVDDFLIKH, encoded by the coding sequence ATGGGCGATCTGCCGCGTGTGCTTATTTGTAATTGTGAAAAGACCATGGCGCTTGATGGCAAAGTTATCGGTGAAGCACTTGGTGTGGATGAGCTTAAAGTTCATACTAATTTGTGTCGCCGTGATTTGTCTGCTTTTGAAAAAGAGGCAAGCGCTGAAGGGCAGCTGATTGTTGCCTGTACACAAGAAGCTCCCTTGTTCTCTGAAGTCATTGATGAAGCTGGCTTGGGCGCTGATGCGCGCTATGTGAATATACGCGAGCGGGCCGGTTGGTGCGAAACATCTTCTTCCGCGAATGCAAAAATTGCAGCTCTCATTGCTGAGGCAACACTGGATAGTAAGCCTGCGCGTCTACGATCAATTCAATCAGATGGTCTGTGTCTTGTTTATGGTAAGGGCCAAGAAGCGCTTGAGGCCGCGAAATTACTGTCGCCTCGTTTATCTGTTACCTTGATTTTAAGCGATGCAAGTGACGTTATATTGCCGCAAGTCCTTGATTTTGCAATATATCAAGGCACATTGAAAAATGTATCAGGTTCCTTGGGTGGCTATGATATTACAGTAGATAATTACGCGCCATTGGTGCCATCTTCACGCAATGAGCCAGCCTTTGTGATGGCCAAGAACGACGCAAAATCACGTTGTAGCCTTATCCTTGATATGAGCGGTGAACCTGCCATGGTGTCGGGGCACCACAAGCGCGATGGCTATGCTCATGTTGACGCAGCTGATCCTGCGGCTGTGATGCGGGCAATCTTTGATCTAAGCGATATGGTGGGCGAATTTGAAAAGCCGATTTATGTCGATTATGACGCTAATATTTGCGCCCACTCACGCAATCAAAAAACGGGCTGTTCCAAATGTCTCGATGTGTGCCCTGCGGGCGCCATTGGGGAAGATGGCGATCATGTTGCCATTGATCCACTTATTTGTGGCGGCTGCGGCTCCTGCCATGCGGTTTGCCCAAGCGGTGCCATTTCTTATAATTACCCAAACCGGCAAGATATCATTCAGCGCCTTTTCACATTGTGTGAAAATTATAATAAGGCAGGTGGCGAGAAGCCTGCACTCCTCGTGCATGATGAAGAATATGGCTCACCACTGATTGACGCTGTATCGCGCTTTGGGCGTGGCCTGCCGGATAATGTTATCCCTTTCGCCGTACATTCAACAACCGTGTTTGGTCACACAGAAATGCTGGCCGCTTTCTCTGGCGGTTTTGGATCAATTGTATTTTTGAACGACCCACAAAAATCGGAAGAACTTGATGGGCTTGAGGTCGAGATCAATCTTACCGAATCTATTGCTCAATCCTTGAAAATAGAGGGAAGCATCATTTCTTCAACAAACCCAGATCCTGATGCGCTCGAAGAGGTGCTTTATGGCTTGGAGGTGGCTGATTTGCCGGTTGCAACTTTTGCTGCAGTTGGCGAGAAACGTGCGCTGACTCGTCTGGCAATTAGCAAACTTGCTGAAAATTCGAACATCGATGCGCCGATTGATTTACCAGAAAATGCACCCTATGGCCGTGTCAATATTGATATTGATGCTTGTACTTTGTGTATGGCTTGCGTTTCAGCCTGTCCTGCAAACGCGCTTCTTGATACACCTGATACGCCGCAGCTTCGCTTCGTTGAACAGGCCTGTGTGCAATGTTCTCTTTGTGTCAAAACATGCCCTGAAAAAGCACTCTCGCTTGAGCCGCGCTTTGATTGGACAGCAGATGCCATGCAGCCGATCACACTGAACGAAGAAGAGCCATTTGAGTGCGTTCGATGCGGCACTCCTTTTGCAACAAAATCAACAATCGATCGCATCTCGAACCAATTGGCTGGCAAGCATTACATGTATGAAGGCGAAGAACGCGCAGAACTGCTTAAAATGTGCGGGGATTGCCGCGTTGCCGTACAAGCTGAAGGTGGGAAAGATCCTTTTGCCTCAGGCGAGCGCCCGCGCATTCGTACCACTGATGATTATATTGAAAGCGACAAGCAGGGTCTGTCAGTGGATGATTTTCTGATCAAGCACTAA
- a CDS encoding DUF3305 domain-containing protein, with product MSTDAFENVDDIITKREMKIPLGIVIEKRKSKHPWGDWIWKPVEVIPGAALIDDWVTLQEGEDWTHYHIATLQLVLHRKETEAFKMNLENEAPHLYVVLRENDDPTGRPIEAHMVTASPYDAQDYLDTSEDIIEKVPMPSAIFEWIKAFVQEHHKEEVFIKRRRDKLDIDEHKFGKSPIFATTTRH from the coding sequence GTGAGCACTGATGCTTTTGAAAATGTGGATGATATTATAACAAAGCGTGAGATGAAAATCCCGCTTGGTATTGTCATTGAGAAACGAAAATCCAAGCACCCGTGGGGGGATTGGATATGGAAACCTGTTGAGGTTATTCCAGGTGCCGCCCTCATTGATGATTGGGTGACGCTCCAAGAAGGCGAAGACTGGACTCACTACCATATAGCCACATTACAGCTGGTTCTTCATCGCAAAGAAACCGAAGCATTCAAAATGAACCTTGAGAATGAAGCTCCTCATCTTTATGTGGTTTTGCGTGAAAATGATGATCCTACAGGTCGGCCAATTGAGGCGCATATGGTTACAGCTTCGCCTTATGACGCTCAAGATTATCTCGATACATCAGAAGATATAATCGAAAAAGTGCCTATGCCATCGGCCATATTCGAGTGGATAAAAGCATTCGTACAAGAGCATCATAAAGAAGAGGTTTTCATAAAACGTCGCCGCGATAAACTCGATATTGATGAGCATAAATTTGGCAAGTCACCTATTTTTGCCACAACAACACGGCATTAA
- a CDS encoding substrate-binding domain-containing protein, translating into MSASLAQADTMRLAVTTSFHNSGLSDVLLPEIKKDTGIDVQLLVVGTGQALKLGRQGDVDAVLVHSKKAEDKFIEDGFGTARTEIMYNDFVFVGPKYDHAKVAEALDALAALKAIARIQAPFVSRGDDSGTHKREVSLWKEAGFDTSTLDSEWYGQVGAGMGAALNIASGLNGYILADRASWLNFKNKGELVLLNAGDKRLFNQYALLTLNTDKHPHVKAEISEKLKNWLISKRGQALIGAYEISGQTLFVPNAKKVN; encoded by the coding sequence GTGTCCGCATCATTGGCACAGGCAGACACAATGCGCCTTGCGGTCACCACATCATTTCATAATTCTGGTTTGTCTGACGTTCTTTTGCCTGAAATCAAAAAAGACACCGGCATTGATGTCCAGCTTTTAGTCGTTGGCACGGGACAGGCATTGAAGCTGGGTCGTCAAGGCGATGTGGATGCGGTGCTGGTGCACTCTAAAAAAGCGGAAGACAAATTTATCGAAGATGGTTTCGGCACAGCCCGCACCGAGATCATGTATAATGATTTCGTCTTTGTTGGCCCAAAATACGACCATGCAAAAGTGGCCGAAGCACTAGATGCGCTGGCAGCTTTAAAAGCGATCGCCAGAATACAAGCGCCGTTTGTGTCACGGGGCGATGATAGTGGTACGCATAAACGCGAAGTTTCCCTTTGGAAGGAAGCGGGTTTTGATACATCAACATTGGATAGCGAATGGTATGGGCAAGTTGGGGCCGGCATGGGCGCGGCCTTGAATATTGCCAGCGGTTTGAATGGTTATATCCTCGCTGACCGCGCTTCTTGGCTAAACTTTAAAAACAAGGGGGAGCTTGTGCTTTTAAATGCTGGTGATAAGCGCTTGTTCAACCAATATGCGCTTTTGACGCTGAACACTGATAAGCATCCCCATGTGAAAGCCGAGATATCTGAGAAATTGAAAAACTGGCTCATCAGTAAGCGTGGGCAGGCTCTCATCGGGGCTTATGAAATATCGGGTCAAACGCTGTTTGTGCCCAATGCTAAAAAGGTGAATTGA
- a CDS encoding DUF3306 domain-containing protein translates to MTKQENNEGFMSRWSKRKQAVAAGEEVLDVSPQIAEEAASDVPSEISEERAAELEANKLAAEAIDLESLKYDSDFSAYFKDGVPSLLRQKAMRILWRSNPILANVDGLCDYDDNFADPALILKKFESAYRIGKGYLFEEEDTESEEELEAVAQDAQDDEDEMLNTEAEAYKKEQEALAEAKETNDEMPDIVALDDGELALEEVPIERPRVSLRQRLQFDT, encoded by the coding sequence ATGACAAAACAAGAAAACAACGAAGGGTTTATGTCGCGTTGGTCTAAGCGCAAACAAGCTGTGGCCGCTGGCGAAGAAGTACTTGATGTTAGCCCGCAGATTGCTGAGGAAGCAGCCAGCGATGTTCCTTCTGAGATAAGCGAAGAACGCGCCGCAGAACTTGAAGCTAATAAACTAGCTGCCGAAGCCATTGATCTTGAATCATTGAAATATGACTCTGACTTTTCTGCCTATTTCAAAGACGGTGTGCCATCACTTCTCAGACAAAAAGCCATGCGTATTTTATGGCGGTCAAACCCGATCTTGGCCAATGTTGATGGTCTTTGTGATTATGATGATAATTTCGCAGACCCTGCCCTCATTTTGAAAAAATTCGAATCCGCTTATCGCATCGGAAAAGGATATCTTTTTGAAGAGGAAGACACAGAAAGCGAAGAAGAGCTGGAAGCAGTTGCGCAGGATGCTCAAGACGATGAAGACGAAATGCTAAACACTGAAGCTGAAGCCTATAAGAAAGAGCAAGAAGCCTTGGCTGAAGCCAAAGAGACTAATGATGAAATGCCTGACATTGTTGCCCTTGATGATGGTGAGCTTGCCTTAGAAGAAGTCCCGATTGAACGACCCCGCGTATCACTGCGTCAACGCTTGCAGTTTGATACTTAA
- a CDS encoding formyltransferase family protein: MPCIWSVKADDFSSKSRLRLAFSSKKRRNKYSFVLHAKNNNCKIIDISARGEKCLQEALSHSQQPDMILVAGSSVIFPAAFLNGLTIPIINIHPALLPAYRGPAPSHALVLNDDADNFGGMTAHLLVSKIDAGAIIKQYKVALSDYPTIAAWTLAATRRCDDLVRDGIIPYLQGQLTPTQQDEQLASYHALKDVPQSISADMSLADAENFILKAPEIYTHTKVDFVDAKNRTHSLRVIGSLKKRGLPTGMPAKRGFNRLEMDLSDARVSFRLNHRMRRCWEKIKRSLSLSRSNKH; the protein is encoded by the coding sequence GTGCCGTGTATTTGGAGCGTAAAGGCGGATGATTTTTCTAGTAAATCGCGCCTTCGGCTGGCATTCAGTTCAAAAAAACGAAGAAATAAATATTCATTCGTTTTGCATGCCAAAAACAACAACTGCAAAATAATTGATATTAGCGCGCGCGGCGAAAAATGCTTGCAAGAGGCGCTGTCGCATTCTCAGCAACCTGATATGATTTTAGTTGCGGGATCCTCAGTTATTTTTCCAGCCGCTTTTTTGAATGGTTTGACAATACCGATCATCAACATACATCCAGCCCTGCTGCCAGCGTATCGGGGGCCAGCTCCTTCCCATGCATTAGTGCTGAATGATGATGCCGATAATTTTGGTGGAATGACCGCGCATTTGCTTGTGTCTAAAATTGATGCGGGCGCGATCATCAAACAATATAAAGTGGCTTTGTCTGATTATCCCACTATTGCTGCTTGGACGCTTGCTGCTACACGGCGCTGCGATGATTTGGTGCGTGATGGCATTATTCCTTATCTGCAGGGTCAATTGACCCCGACACAACAAGATGAACAATTGGCCAGTTATCACGCACTGAAAGATGTGCCACAGTCGATTTCAGCGGATATGTCTTTAGCCGATGCTGAAAACTTCATCTTAAAAGCACCAGAAATTTATACTCATACAAAAGTCGATTTTGTTGATGCAAAAAATCGCACTCATAGTCTTCGTGTCATTGGTTCGCTGAAAAAACGGGGACTGCCGACGGGAATGCCCGCGAAGCGTGGCTTTAATCGGCTTGAAATGGACCTGAGCGATGCGAGGGTATCGTTCAGGCTTAACCATCGTATGCGGCGTTGTTGGGAAAAAATCAAACGCTCTTTATCATTGAGTAGGTCAAATAAACATTGA
- the ccmA gene encoding heme ABC exporter ATP-binding protein CcmA, whose translation MDNAPFPSLTLTLDALSCRRGDRLLFSTLSLAVQSGDMIEIKGPNGVGKSSLLRILSGLLPAESGTITLQEGEEASPSLNEYAHYLGHQNSLKSAFSVADNLGFWRDFSYAPGLPPQDALNRLELSHLIHLPCGVLSAGQRRRVAFARLLVAKRPIWLLDEPTAALDSAADALVGALISDHVKAGGIVMAATHLPLMLDIPASSHHVLELSDYLPKYAFVGDAL comes from the coding sequence ATGGACAATGCACCTTTTCCTTCACTGACTTTAACACTCGATGCGCTTTCATGTCGTCGCGGTGATCGTTTGTTATTTTCTACTTTATCGCTTGCCGTCCAAAGCGGCGATATGATTGAGATTAAAGGGCCAAACGGTGTTGGAAAATCAAGCTTACTGCGTATTTTAAGCGGTTTGCTACCTGCTGAGAGTGGCACTATCACCTTACAAGAGGGCGAGGAAGCATCTCCCTCCCTAAATGAGTATGCCCATTATCTTGGACATCAAAATAGCCTTAAATCTGCCTTCAGCGTTGCTGATAATCTTGGGTTTTGGCGTGATTTTTCATATGCGCCAGGCCTACCCCCCCAAGACGCGTTGAACCGGTTGGAATTATCCCATCTTATTCATTTGCCCTGCGGTGTTTTATCGGCAGGCCAAAGGCGGCGTGTTGCTTTTGCGCGCTTGCTCGTAGCAAAGCGCCCCATATGGCTGCTTGATGAGCCCACAGCCGCCCTTGATAGCGCAGCTGATGCGCTGGTGGGTGCGCTTATCAGCGATCATGTGAAAGCTGGAGGCATTGTGATGGCGGCAACCCACCTGCCTTTGATGCTCGACATCCCTGCATCTTCCCATCATGTGCTAGAACTATCAGATTACCTACCTAAATACGCCTTTGTGGGAGACGCCTTGTGA
- a CDS encoding ABC transporter permease: protein MADILAALSQAFWLLITFDADLMEIVLRSLKVTITAVVIASLIGLPVGAWLAIRRFRYRRYVIAFINALMGLPPVVVGLIVYILLSRAGPFGVLDLLFTPTAMVIAQIIIILPILISITHQSIRDLWSIYHDLLISIGASRWQRMMTLLWDARRALLTAVLAGFGRAIGEVGAIMIVGGNIDHVTRVLTTAIALETGKGDFALALALGLVLILIAILLNLLIHSISRTEREGTW, encoded by the coding sequence ATGGCTGATATTTTAGCAGCCCTCAGTCAGGCTTTTTGGCTGCTTATTACCTTTGATGCCGACTTGATGGAAATCGTTCTGCGTTCGCTCAAGGTGACCATTACAGCTGTGGTAATTGCCTCACTCATTGGTCTGCCGGTTGGTGCATGGCTCGCCATCAGGCGGTTTCGGTATCGCCGTTATGTCATTGCCTTCATCAATGCGCTGATGGGCTTGCCGCCCGTTGTCGTTGGTTTGATTGTTTATATCTTATTATCGCGTGCTGGACCATTTGGTGTGCTTGATCTTTTGTTCACGCCGACGGCTATGGTGATTGCACAGATTATCATTATTTTGCCGATTTTAATCTCGATTACCCATCAATCAATTCGTGATTTATGGTCGATTTATCATGACCTGCTAATCTCTATCGGTGCCTCGCGCTGGCAGCGGATGATGACGCTTTTGTGGGACGCACGCCGTGCCTTATTGACGGCTGTTTTGGCAGGTTTTGGTCGCGCGATTGGTGAGGTGGGCGCCATTATGATCGTGGGCGGTAATATAGATCATGTGACCCGCGTCTTAACCACAGCCATTGCGCTTGAAACAGGCAAGGGTGACTTTGCCTTAGCCCTTGCCCTTGGTCTTGTTCTTATTTTGATTGCGATTTTATTGAACCTTCTCATTCATTCTATTTCGCGCACGGAACGGGAGGGCACGTGGTGA
- a CDS encoding DUF6352 family protein — MKTDSQTTEPVFWKSAGFHLVSVNADGWLNITADLLRAYYTRPEIHPVEESCADEHRLFEMLMADPFVTISAEDIKTIKDEAARQNYQIILDYRDFLVDHGSIEAAYAALFKTGTQITIPPLFIDQLTHLIMRNVMDGCEDPMQLRAAEIFFRDQKVTTEDGQLMFADSEILDLRQKDGGLGGLGALIAESGTPLRDVSLDILSEENKHTYFERSDRFDTAIDFRFTEPANDAFARVIEKWVSHFFKIRTRVQPLQSIKDETWRWHIGLDATATAYLNGLYEGEIDFDPTTTRIAGLFSLIFLNKNDADTAVGDKPVYLGLAVNAQNEVKLKPQNLLTNLPIRARDS; from the coding sequence AAACCGACAGCCAAACAACCGAACCTGTTTTTTGGAAGTCTGCTGGCTTCCATCTTGTGAGTGTAAATGCTGATGGCTGGTTAAACATCACGGCCGATCTTTTGCGCGCTTATTACACACGACCGGAAATCCACCCTGTTGAAGAATCGTGCGCTGATGAGCATCGACTTTTTGAAATGCTGATGGCCGATCCCTTTGTGACGATTAGCGCTGAAGATATTAAAACCATCAAAGATGAAGCCGCGCGCCAGAACTATCAAATCATTCTCGATTATCGCGACTTTTTGGTGGATCACGGCAGTATTGAAGCGGCCTATGCAGCCCTGTTCAAAACCGGCACACAGATAACCATACCGCCCCTGTTTATCGACCAGTTGACCCATTTGATTATGCGCAATGTAATGGATGGTTGTGAAGACCCCATGCAGCTTCGCGCCGCCGAAATTTTCTTTCGCGATCAAAAGGTGACTACGGAAGATGGGCAACTGATGTTTGCTGACAGCGAGATACTTGATCTGCGCCAAAAAGACGGTGGGCTTGGTGGATTGGGTGCCTTGATTGCAGAAAGTGGCACCCCGCTTCGCGATGTATCACTTGATATTTTAAGTGAAGAAAACAAACATACTTATTTTGAACGCTCAGATCGCTTTGATACGGCCATTGATTTCCGCTTCACTGAACCGGCAAATGATGCTTTTGCCCGCGTTATTGAGAAATGGGTATCGCATTTTTTCAAGATCAGAACTCGGGTTCAACCTTTGCAATCCATCAAGGATGAAACGTGGCGATGGCATATCGGCCTTGATGCAACAGCGACCGCTTATCTGAATGGATTATATGAGGGAGAAATCGACTTCGATCCAACCACAACACGGATCGCTGGTCTTTTTAGCCTCATTTTCTTGAACAAAAACGACGCAGACACCGCAGTTGGGGATAAACCTGTCTATCTAGGGCTTGCGGTGAATGCACAAAATGAGGTTAAATTGAAACCACAAAATTTACTCACTAACTTGCCGATACGCGCAAGAGATAGCTGA
- a CDS encoding type 1 glutamine amidotransferase, giving the protein MHKIGLLICGHVRKEITGKHGEYGDFFKRFLADDAFTFVDYFVVDGVFPEKIDECDAYVVTGSAHGAYEDHAYISPLENFIRAAYAKEIPQVGICFGHQILAQALGGRVEKYDGGWGLGVHNYSMSLEELGDNTKTLKLNAVHQDQVVEKPRDAEVIASSEFCQNAGLLYGKKAISFQPHPEFDADFMRDLIELRKGKSFSENIADDALESLAQPIGNNKISKMIKGFIKRVEL; this is encoded by the coding sequence TTGCATAAGATCGGTCTTTTAATTTGTGGCCATGTGCGTAAAGAAATCACCGGCAAGCACGGCGAATATGGTGATTTTTTTAAACGTTTTCTTGCTGATGATGCTTTTACCTTTGTTGATTATTTCGTGGTCGATGGTGTGTTCCCCGAAAAGATTGATGAGTGTGACGCCTATGTTGTAACCGGCTCCGCGCATGGGGCCTATGAAGATCATGCTTATATTTCGCCATTGGAAAACTTCATTCGTGCGGCCTATGCAAAAGAAATTCCGCAAGTGGGTATTTGTTTTGGGCATCAGATTTTGGCTCAAGCTCTCGGGGGGCGAGTAGAGAAATATGACGGTGGCTGGGGGCTTGGCGTACATAACTATTCTATGTCGTTGGAAGAACTGGGAGATAACACCAAGACGCTAAAACTAAACGCTGTGCATCAAGACCAAGTGGTGGAAAAACCCAGAGATGCAGAAGTGATCGCATCATCTGAATTTTGTCAAAATGCAGGGCTTCTCTACGGTAAAAAAGCCATCAGCTTCCAACCACACCCTGAGTTCGATGCTGACTTTATGCGTGATCTGATTGAATTGCGAAAGGGAAAGTCATTTTCTGAAAACATTGCAGATGATGCACTGGAAAGCCTTGCTCAACCGATAGGAAATAACAAAATATCAAAAATGATTAAGGGCTTTATCAAGCGAGTAGAGCTTTAA
- the ccmB gene encoding heme exporter protein CcmB — MSPLLILFSFEARLAIRSGGGALMGIIFFLSIVTVIPFAVGPDLQLLARIGPAVLWIGALLATLLGLERLFKTDQEDGALDLLRMSDHPLEVIVFVKCLAHWAVTGLPLVFAAPLFGLLLNMDAKTIMATGGMLFIGTPALTFLGAIGAGLTVGLRRGGLLLPILILPLTIPVIIFGVAASYAVNDPLAAFKTPFIFLAAISLFALVIGPIAAAWAIRLSDD, encoded by the coding sequence GTGAGCCCGCTCCTCATCCTCTTCTCTTTTGAGGCCCGCCTTGCCATACGCTCTGGTGGTGGGGCGCTTATGGGGATTATTTTCTTCTTATCGATTGTAACAGTGATCCCTTTTGCGGTTGGACCAGACTTACAACTTCTTGCTCGTATCGGTCCTGCCGTTTTATGGATCGGAGCACTCCTTGCCACACTTTTGGGACTGGAACGTCTTTTCAAGACTGATCAGGAGGACGGTGCACTTGATTTGTTGCGCATGAGCGATCATCCGCTTGAAGTGATTGTCTTTGTTAAATGCCTCGCGCACTGGGCAGTCACCGGCCTGCCGCTCGTCTTTGCAGCTCCCTTGTTCGGGCTTTTATTAAACATGGATGCCAAGACGATTATGGCGACTGGTGGTATGTTGTTCATCGGCACACCAGCGCTTACTTTTTTGGGTGCGATTGGTGCGGGACTGACTGTTGGACTTCGACGTGGTGGGCTTTTGCTTCCCATCCTCATTTTGCCGCTGACAATACCCGTTATCATCTTTGGTGTGGCCGCAAGCTATGCAGTGAATGACCCGCTCGCCGCCTTTAAAACCCCGTTTATTTTTCTCGCAGCCATTTCTCTTTTTGCCTTGGTAATAGGCCCCATTGCCGCGGCTTGGGCAATTAGATTGTCGGATGATTAG
- a CDS encoding ATP-binding cassette domain-containing protein, with product MVTLFPIQLNEAVVSKKGKTILGPVKAAIGAGGPTIIIGPNGAGKTTLLRLIHGLERARQGNVSFALSDLKQVHAKQCFVFQKPIMLRRSALDNVAYPLIVSGTAKASAREQAHAMIEKVGLKDSAQTRATYLSGGEAQKLAIARALITNPELLILDEPTASLDASATRDIEALILDAAESGIEIMMTTHHMGQARRLAKRIIFLHKGRLLELTEAKTFWNTPGSDEAVRFINGEIV from the coding sequence GTGGTGACTCTTTTCCCCATCCAGTTGAATGAAGCTGTTGTCTCGAAAAAAGGCAAGACCATACTTGGCCCCGTTAAAGCCGCGATCGGGGCTGGTGGACCGACCATCATTATCGGACCAAATGGGGCTGGTAAGACCACCTTATTGCGCCTCATACATGGTTTGGAGCGCGCAAGACAGGGAAATGTATCTTTTGCGCTATCAGACTTGAAACAAGTGCATGCCAAGCAGTGTTTTGTTTTTCAAAAGCCGATCATGTTGCGCCGTTCGGCGCTCGATAATGTGGCCTATCCATTAATTGTCAGTGGCACAGCAAAAGCCAGTGCTCGTGAACAAGCCCATGCGATGATTGAAAAGGTTGGCTTGAAGGACTCAGCACAAACCCGCGCGACATATCTTTCAGGTGGAGAAGCGCAAAAGCTCGCCATTGCTCGTGCATTGATAACGAACCCAGAATTGCTCATTTTAGATGAGCCAACGGCCAGCCTTGATGCCAGTGCAACGCGTGATATTGAGGCCTTGATACTTGATGCTGCGGAAAGCGGGATCGAAATTATGATGACCACTCATCACATGGGGCAGGCGAGGCGCTTGGCTAAAAGAATTATTTTTCTGCACAAGGGTCGACTACTCGAATTAACTGAGGCAAAAACATTTTGGAATACGCCCGGCAGTGACGAGGCTGTGCGATTTATCAACGGAGAGATTGTGTAG